The window CACTAAGAGAACGGGAGTGATTCCAGTCATCACATAGCTGTCATTTGAGAAACCCAcccagctgaagcagctgagGGGCGACGCCATCATTCCAAATGATAGGACACCTTCCCACGAGGACAGACGTGACCGTTTCCAGCTTGTCTTCATGCTGAGTGAAGGATCGCTTCCTCTCCTCATCACAGAACAACCTTTTGGATGAATTCCTCTTGGATCTTTCAGTTTAggactttttttctgctcctcaGCTGCAGCGCCGTCCAGCCATCCTGTGGTTTTTCGGAACTTAAATTAATGGTAAcaacccaaaaaaagaaaaaccccacaTAAAAACATCCAGTGACATCAGCTGAGCCGGATCACCTGGTGGTCCTGCAGGCTTCCTGGGTGGGCGCTCACTCCAGGGGATACAAAACAAAGACGGGAGTAGGACATGAAGAGTGACGTTGGTGgtaacacatttttattgccACAGTCGTTGCTGTGTTGGTGATAGTGGGACAGCCCCCCGACGCTGAGGGGAACTATAGCGTGGTTTCGTACTCCAGGCGCTCCTGCACCAGCGCATCATCTTTATACTGCAGCCGCGGAGGAGTCAGGGAGCAATCTATGGCCAGGATTGCTTTGCGTATACTGCGGTCGAGAACGTGGCGTTCCCAGGCTGGGTAATGGTTCCTACAAAGGTCGATCTTGATGACGGTCTCGTCTAGGCGCGGAGCGCGAGACGACGGCGTCGATGGCACTGTGGGTCGAACCTGAAAGACCGGCATGCAGCCGTCTCGCTCAGAGTACTTCCCCATGTCGCGCTCCAGGGTGGTGGTGGCTCCTCGGTTGGAGCGCAGTGAGTTGGTGGCGCCTTCCGATGGGAGTGTGGAGAACTGCGCGGTGggatccaggtccaggccctgtccgctgggcgagcggccgaaGCGGGGCCCGTTGGGATGGAAGAAGGCGTAGTACATGAGCATGAAAACCACACCGGTGAGGAAACTGCTGAAAATGACGCAGAGCGCCGGCACTGCGAAGGCGTCGGTCGTGCTGGGCAACCGGTAGAGATACCACAACGCACTGAGAGCCGCGTTTTCCACCAGGATCACCAGGTAATAGATGAAAAGTCGACACCTGCACAGAGACAAGAGAGAAACGAgtcagtgttttaatgaaacgATTCACTGCCAGCGCCTGACTGACTGTCGTGTTCTCACCTCGTCCGACCCTCCTTGACGTTGAACCAGGAAAAGATATATATTATGCCCACCACCATGTCAAACACAATCTCCTCCCACTTGCTGATGCAGAAGTCTGTCTCACAGTGGACAATCCAGAAGGTCATGATGCACCAGTGCAGGACGATGAAGATCCCAAAATAAAGCTGGAACACGGAGGCGAACAGGGCGAAGGTGATGACCCTGGCTGCGATGGTGAAGAAGTGCCAGCAGAACTGGATGATGACTGCCAGGTAGCTGATGGGCTTCTTGTCATCCCGAGACTCTCGTAAAGCCTTCTGGTAGGAGGCAAGGGCCCAGGCCAGAGAGACCAGGGAGGCCGCCGCAGTCATTCCTGCAAGAAGCATCAACACAATGACTTTAGAGCTTCTTCATCACAGTCAAAGACACGAAGACAGTTTGTAGTGTCTATCAGTGTATAGTGCATGtatgcactgtgtgtgtgtgtgtgtgttaccttgcACAGCCtggagtttgtgtgtctgtatgatGATGCACAGCTGCAGCACCAACTGTGGAGCACTTTCCAAGAAGGTGGCCAGCAGATGCAGCATGCTGACGTCTGCAAACTCGTACACCATCCTCCAGTGGTAACGCCAGCGCTCCGTCTCGGCGCTCTGACGACTCCGAACTCCCAGGTAGATGGTGTGTAAATACCTGCAGGGCGACACAGACACAAGGCCAGCTCTCAGTGTCTGATGGTCAACGACACTGCGCAAAACATCCATgacaaaggaaaaacacatcgcaatttattttttaaactttaaggATAAATGCCAAGGACCCAAACCCATATCATATTTGAAacagagattaaaaaacaaattgattGTCAAAAGTAAAATATTCTACCTTGAAATATTCTCTCACTCTCCAGTTAGCACTTCTCAAAAAGCTGCACACAGAGCAAGCAAACTGGAGAGCAACACCGTCAGATCGAAATCAAGCTGTGTGAATGGTTACTAATAactaaaaactttttcaacaagtGAAAAACGAGTTCAGTGAAAACATCCTTCAATGTCAAATTGTGaagttgaaaaaagaaatccaataTATATGGTCATGAATAACAATTCAGAGAATGCTGTagccaaaaacaacaaaattctGTCCTCTGCAAATAAGTGCTTGAAATCAGTTGAGAAAaggttttgaaatgtttccccAGAGATTTCAGTCCTAAAACCAAAGGGcacaaaggagaagaagaagaaaaacagcagtttgttcTCTTTCTGCTCAAGTGTGCACGTGTGCTTTGTTTGTCTTACAGGTGCCAGTCTTACCAGAGTGGAGGTAAACAAGCACATCGGGCATATTTTAACACGAAACTGACAACAATATGCATCACTTTACCACAGTGAAATCCACAAATTCAAGTTAAAGCTGCATCAAGGATGCAGTTCAAAATAGGGAAAGAAATAAATGCTTAAAATTATACAACAGCATCTGCTCCAACCAGTAAGCATCTAACATTTCAGCAAGACAATGTCAGACCACACGCTGCGCCCTGCAGTCCACATCTTAGAGTTAAACAACATTCCAGTTAGTTTACAGCAACATATAGATCCGATTCTGGAAACGATTGCTCaggtggaactgttgggttttttctctgtaaaagtaaaaacaactgACTGAGTTGTAGGTGACGCTTTATAGATAagatgaattgaattgaaatgaaatctACAGCAAACAATCCGCATATGATATTTATTGTTGCGATCTGCTGTTCAGCTTTCAAATGGCCGTTAAATACACTGGGGAGTTGCTGGTAAAACTGTGCCGTGAAATCATTTGGATTACACTTGAAGCTTGAGCGGACTGATTGTGGCCAGGGGGCCACAGATTTCACATCCCTGGAGGTTTACAGGGGATTATATGTGTACAGGAAATATTTCTGGAATCTGTGGATATTTGCATTTACCTGAGACGCtgaaacatatatttttttctacaaGTGTTATTGTTTTCtaaaacttttaaactattGTTTGCAGCATTTTTGGTGAATCCTCATTCATCTGCAGTTCTACAAGCTACATGTGTTCATTCATGTCACTAACCTGTGGTCTGTTAGGGTCAACAActgtctgatctgaaaacacactttcctTTTTGGTTTGGAAACAGCTGCTTAAAATTTATACAAATCTTTTCCGGGAATCAAATTAacaacagaataaaacaaaatagtaacaattttttttcagactttgtGCTTCATATTTCAAACGAGCATCAGAccgttctgtttttttttcccctgtgttTTCTCCACGGTGTGATGAGAACGGGCTGGACACAGACATTCCCCACTCCAGTCCACTCAACTCCACCTGTACTACACCTTTAATGAAGTCACTTCATTATTACCTTTCGCTAATTTGTCTGTGACCTacattttgtttctctctcgCTCATTCCCGttgtctctctccgtctccaccTCTGAAATATCAGCAGCACAGTGCAGTCATTTAGCAGAAGGCTAATGGGCCATGAAATTAAGTTCCATTGTCAGTTAGAGTTGGAAAATTAAATCTGGGCTGACGCCATTAAAGCTGCAGCCTGTTCATGGACAGATGGACCTGAGACATCTCTCActcgctgtttgtgtgtgtgtgtaatgtgtatTTCTCACTGATGTGGGGGCCAGAATCTGTTCCTCTGTTCCTACAAGATCATCCTGGCGTCCCTGGTGGGGACAGTTATTCAGTTGCTAATAAAGACATGAGTTATGCTCAGTGTCAGGAAGGTTGTGGTTCTGGTTAAGTTTAGCATCGACAGGAAATTAatgaaggaaattaaaaaaagtccaAGACTTATAAgtgtttctttcccttttttgaaATCCAAGTCTCTTCAATAGTTGACAGCAGATGGAGCGTGTTGGCTTTGACCTGGAAACCCACTATGCTTACATGAATTTGAACGATTAGATAAAGACTAAAGACAATAAAGGTTGTTTCCCCTTTCATCAAAGTCACATGTAAATTATTGATCGATAGAAGAGCATGGCTAAGGCAGAAATGGGCAGGACTTCAAGTGGAAAGTCCACTGGGAGAGGAAGGGGCTGACTTGGGATGGGTTGGCAGGTTTTAATCCCACAGCAGACAGGTCCCCACTGTGACACcttgagcatgacccttgacccccatcagcttcCATAGCACGTGAACGTGGCTGCCCACCACACCTGATACCTCAGACTGTTACAAATGATACGCCCGACTTTTTGGGCTTCTAAAAAATCTATGTTACATATGATCACATAAATACTCCATGTCGTAAGAAAGGCATAAGGATTCATCCTACTGGATGGGTTAATGTAGGAAAAAATATTCTCAAGGAAAGTAAGAATAGCTCATTGGGAATGATGACTTAGTTAACGAACAGCaggaaaataaaactcaatgagACCACAGAAAAAGCAAGTTGCAGGAATGTGACGTATTTGAGAGTGACCCTGTAAGCAGATCTTAAAATAAAAGAGGTCTGGCACATTATGAAGGGGGGTTTGCTTCATGATGCGTCAAATATTGGTCATTTTGATTCCATCTTAAAGTTTTGAGAGACTCTTTGAGTCAAGCGGTGACAATACAAGagtaaaaaaaatttaaagttaaaaaaaacagtggagaTGGAAGCAGGACAATGCAGAAGAAATTAATGAGAGGCTACTGTGAGATTATTAGACAGACCACGGCGAAAGGGTCAACTGAAATAGATTTCTTCAGTAATAAATGAGCTATGTAATGCACACAGCATTACTGGAATGACTTCATTAATAAAATTAATGTCTTTCCACCATATAGCCTGCttagaaaacacaataaaatatgaaagagtgaaaagaaTGATATGAATGAAGTTTGGTTGAAGTAACAAACGCTGCCAGGTTCTCATCGTCAGTGTTATCTGCATTTCATTTAAGTTAGATTTTAAACATGAGGAAAACTTCAGTGGCCCGGTGATACACAGTGTTAAAATGTTTAAGAACGACAACAATGCTcatctttaacacacacacacacacacacacgagggatAGAAGTGAGGAGATATggagggaggggaaggaggtCAGCTGTATTTAGAAGGGGAGGCTGCAAATGCTGAACTTCACCCACGAAAGAGGactgttttcagaaaagttttcacCTCTTTAAACTATGGCTGATTCCCCATCACAGCTGCATTATGGGAGACTACGTTTTCCACTGATCTGAGCTCATGAttacacacaacaacaagaTCAAGAGAAGCTTCATCA of the Salarias fasciatus chromosome 18, fSalaFa1.1, whole genome shotgun sequence genome contains:
- the xkr4 gene encoding XK-related protein 4, with the translated sequence MAAKSDGVLKMKKSDVAFTPLQNSEHSGSVQGLHPGGLPDSAGTGEADFANGESRCCGGGGATSTCLRLGRAQQKYTVWDCLWIVAAVAVYLADVGTDVWLSVDYYLRREYWWFGLTLFFVVLGSFSVQLFSFRWFVHDFSTDDGADPAADCSHMDGNKLLSGSASHGDVTAQHHPATPQRQASTASKNTTTNSTASTAQGGRAARRSPYYSFCVWFGQSLIHILQLGQIWRYLHTIYLGVRSRQSAETERWRYHWRMVYEFADVSMLHLLATFLESAPQLVLQLCIIIQTHKLQAVQGMTAAASLVSLAWALASYQKALRESRDDKKPISYLAVIIQFCWHFFTIAARVITFALFASVFQLYFGIFIVLHWCIMTFWIVHCETDFCISKWEEIVFDMVVGIIYIFSWFNVKEGRTRCRLFIYYLVILVENAALSALWYLYRLPSTTDAFAVPALCVIFSSFLTGVVFMLMYYAFFHPNGPRFGRSPSGQGLDLDPTAQFSTLPSEGATNSLRSNRGATTTLERDMGKYSERDGCMPVFQVRPTVPSTPSSRAPRLDETVIKIDLCRNHYPAWERHVLDRSIRKAILAIDCSLTPPRLQYKDDALVQERLEYETTL